One genomic window of Camelina sativa cultivar DH55 chromosome 5, Cs, whole genome shotgun sequence includes the following:
- the LOC104785534 gene encoding protein ROOT PRIMORDIUM DEFECTIVE 1-like: protein MLSVRRHAQTLASSFTNLPCSTQKRTYVDVYMKWKKDPYYDNIEHILRSSQLKSVVGLKNCIVQEPNRCIPISAISKKTRQFDVSTKIAQFLRKFPSIFEEFVGPEYNLPWFRLTPEATELDRLERIVYQTHAEDLRDRLRKLILMSKDNVLPLSIVQGMKWYLGLPDDMNLDSSFRFVDMEDGVKGLAVVDYSNGGGKVLSVLQKNVVKKRGGGEVSLEEIEFPLFPSKGCRLRVKIEDWLKEFQKLPYVSPYDDYSCLDPSSDVAEKRVVGFLHELLCLFVEHSAERKTLLCLKKFFGLPQKVHKAFERHPQIFYLSMKNKTCTAILREAYRDKASVETHPVLAVRKKYIQLMKNSELVLKSRRHSFGFSDEGVVVEKDLDLDFEA from the coding sequence ATGCTCTCTGTTCGCCGCCATGCCCAAACCCTAGCTTCCTCCTTCACTAACCTCCCTTGCTCCACTCAAAAACGAACCTACGTCGACGTTTACATGAAATGGAAGAAAGATCCATATTACGACAACATCGAACACATCCTCCGATCATCTCAGCTCAAATCCGTCGTCGGTCTCAAAAACTGCATCGTCCAGGAACCAAATCGCTGCATCCCAATCTCCGCCATCTCCAAGAAAACTCGTCAATTCGATGTATCAACCAAAATCGCTCAGTTTCTAAGAAAATTTCCTTCGATCTTTGAAGAGTTCGTTGGTCCAGAGTATAATCTCCCATGGTTCAGATTGACACCAGAAGCTACAGAGCTCGATAGGTTAGAGAGAATCGTGTACCAAACTCACGCTGAGGATTTGCGTGATAGGTTGAGGAAACTGATACTGATGAGTAAAGATAACGTTTTGCCACTAAGTATAGTTCAaggaatgaaatggtatttAGGTTTGCCTGATGATATGAATTTAGATTCTTCGTTTAGGTTTGTAGATATGGAAGATGGAGTTAAAGGTTTAGCAGTAGTAGACTATAGTAATGGAGGAGGTAAGGTTTTGTCTGTGTTGCAGAAGAATGTAgtaaagaagagaggaggaggagaagtgaGTTTGGAAGAGATTGagtttcctctgtttccatCAAAAGGTTGTAGATTGAGAGTCAAGATTGAAGATTGGTTAAAAGAGTTTCAAAAGCTTCCTTATGTATCACCATATGATGATTACTCATGTTTGGATCCAAGTAGTGATGTAGCTGAGAAGAGAGTTGTTGGGTTTCTTCATGAGCTGCTTTGTCTTTTCGTTGAGCATTCAGCTGAGAGGAAGACGCTGTTATGTCTCAAGAAGTTTTTCGGATTACCTCAAAAGGTTCATAAGGCTTTTGAGAGACATCCTCAGATTTTTTACTTGTCTATGAAGAATAAAACTTGTACAGCTATTCTTAGAGAGGCTTATAGAGATAAAGCTAGTGTTGAAACTCATCCTGTGTTGGCTGTAAGGAAGAAGTACATCCAGTTGATGAAGAATTCTGAGTTGGTTTTGAAGAGTAGAAGGCATAGTTTCGGGTTTTCTGATGAAGGAGTTGTAGTAGAgaaagatttggatttggattttgaagCTTAA
- the LOC104785536 gene encoding probable receptor-like protein kinase At5g47070, whose product MSNSTSVRRLVSSRTMKCFYFSKDKSHNDEAKTRKFGSTTMARGGSGSEFNSDTSTATSITSSLHVLSETHSNNLTVFALDDLKTATKNFSRSLMIGEGGFGGVFRGVIQNPQDSRKKIDIAVKQLSRRGLQGHKEWVTEVNVLGVVEHPNLVKLIGYCAEDDERGIQRLLVYEYVPNRSVQDHLSNRFIVTPLPWSTRMKIAQDTARGLAYLHEGMEFQIIFRDFKSSNILLDENWNAKLSDFGLARMGPSDGITHVSTAVVGTIGYAAPEYIQTGHLTAKSDVWSYGIFLYELITGRRPFDRNRPRNEQNILEWVRPHLSDIKKFKMIIDPRLEGNYYLKSALKLAAIANRCLMVKAKSRPTMSQVSEMLERIVETTSDETPSGLPLMKSLTPKDAFEASRRERVKRRFVELWIGVNGCPNLPTWSPKLVTSI is encoded by the exons ATGAGTAATTCTACATCAG TGAGGAGGCTGGTTTCGTCTAGAACAATGAAATGTTTCTACTTCAGCAAAGACAAATCTCATAATGATGAAGCTAAGACTAGAAAGTTTGGTTCCACTACGATGGCGAGAGGAGGATCAGGGTCTGAGTTTAACTCAGATACAAGTACTGCTACTTCCATTACTTCCTCCTTGCACGTCCTCTCAGAGACACACAGTAACAATCTCACAGTTTTTGCCCTCGATGACCTTAAAACCGCTACCAAGAATTTCAGTCGCTCCTTAATGATCGGGGAAGGTGGCTTCGGTGGTGTGTTTCGTGGCGTGATTCAGAACCCTCAAGATTCTCGTAAAAAGATTGATATTGCAGTTAAACAACTCAGCAGAAGAGGTCTACAG GGGCATAAAGAATGGGTGACAGAGGTAAATGTATTGGGAGTAGTAGAGCATCCGAATCTGGTGAAGCTGATCGGTTATTGCGCTGAGGATGATGAGAGAGGGATACAACGGTTACTTGTTTATGAATATGTACCAAACAGAAGTGTTCAAGACCATTTATCCAATCGTTTCATAGTCACTCCTCTCCCATGGTCCACCAGAATGAAGATTGCTCAAGACACTGCTCGAGGACTCGCTTATCTTCATGAAGGCATGGAGTTTCAG ATCATCTTTAGAGATTTCAAATCATCCAACATCCTTCTTGATGAGAATTGGAATGCAAAGCTCTCTGATTTCGGACTGGCTCGAATGGGTCCTTCAGATGGAATCACTCACGTCTCCACCGCG GTTGTAGGGACCATTGGTTATGCAGCACCAGAATACATCCAAACCGGACACCTCACAGCCAAAAGCGACGTATGGAGCTACGGAATCTTTCTATATGAACTCATCACAGGAAGACGACCTTTCGACCGTAACCGCCCAAGAAACGAACAGAACATCTTGGAGTGGGTCAGACCACACTTGTCCGACATAAAGAAGTTCAAGATGATCATCGACCCAAGACTCGAAGGAAACTACTACCTCAAATCAGCATTAAAGCTAGCTGCAATTGCTAACCGGTGTTTGATGGTAAAGGCGAAGTCTAGGCCAACAATGAGTCAGGTTTCAGAGATGTTAGAAAGGATAGTGGAGACAACATCAGACGAAACTCCTTCAGGTCTGCCATTGATGAAAAGCTTAACACCTAAAGACGCATTCGAAGCATCAAGGAGGGAGAGAGTTAAAAGAAGATTTGTCGAACTTTGGATTGGGGTTAATGGTTGTCCTAATTTGCCTACTTGGTCTCCTAAACTTGTTACttctatttga